A genome region from Carya illinoinensis cultivar Pawnee chromosome 2, C.illinoinensisPawnee_v1, whole genome shotgun sequence includes the following:
- the LOC122301930 gene encoding extensin-2-like, which translates to MATSRPPPQKRLDLELTIVSAKHLKNVNWKNKDLKPYADFVLTLEIFHSKPSETPMPLVGTLRVPLKDLANNPDDPIRIKTFQLTRPSDYHVAPQPSYYYSGATTLPPHDYKGYSPYTLPLFALSPLQPSPVSYLYSSDPNAYSGYYIGYYSSAPPPPIPPRPFFDQPMNYGGPGGPNGPSAVDYSFYDQKPKN; encoded by the exons ATGGCCACCTCTCGCCCTCCACCACAGAAGCGTCTGGACTTGGAGCTCACCATCGTCTCTGCCAAGCATCTCAAGAATGTGAACTGGAAAAACAAAGACCTCAAGCCATACGCG GACTTCGTCCTCACCCTTGAGATCTTCCATTCCAAACCCTCTGAGACCCCCATGCCCTTGGTCGGCACCCTCCGTGTCCCGCTCAAGGATCTTGCTAACAACCCCGACGACCCGATCCGTATCAAAACGTTCCAACTCACCCGTCCATCAG ATTATCATGTTGCCCCTCAGCCTAGCTACTATTACTCCGGTGCCACTACCCTTCCTCCACACGACTACAAGGGATACTCGCCGTACACGTTACCACTCTTCGCATTGTCCCCATTGCAGCCATCGCCGGTTTCGTACCTTTACAGCTCGGATCCTAATGCGTATTCAGGATACTATATAGGGTACTATTCTAGTGCGCCACCACCACCTATACCTCCTAGGCCGTTTTTCGATCAACCCATGAACTACGGTGGGCCTGGAGGGCCCAATGGGCCCTCGGCTGTGGATTACTCGTTCTACGATCAGAAGCCGAAGAACTAG
- the LOC122301931 gene encoding uncharacterized protein LOC122301931, translated as MTCNPNWQEISNELRLHEESQNRPDLVARVFRAKLEELKNRLFKQQIFGKVSAYVYVIEHQKRGLPHAHFLIVLQRNWKLYAPESFDEIVSAEIPDKNTNLHLHNAVIKHMMHGPCTTVGNDCFPIYKRSDNGITVKLRGHNLDNRWVVPYNPYLLATFDCHINVEICSMIKAVKYLYKYVYKEHDRVAFNLVSEQTNQQIDEIQQFQSARWIAPPEAMWRIYGFIVNEMYPSVYSLHLHLEDKHQVTFRANEDLINVLNSDRFAKSMLTEFFALNQVDENARTLLYKDFPEFYVWSQQYKEWTRREKKKTVIGRIITANPFEGERYYLRILLNHVRGPLSFEDLRTVDGVLAPTFREAATMHDLLQRDSSLQDCLHEASLYQMPSSLRRLFATILIYCNPTNPRELWERFEQDMSVDFRSTENSMSDVRMQVLRSISFTLESMGKDINSFHLLDDNICFGEDQLEFREIDDELAVEIPEEDIVASEALNSKHRHVYNLVLGKVFSNEAATFFVDGPTGTGKTFLYKALFAAIRSRKLVALATASSGVAASILPGGRTAHSRFKIPLDTDEHSICCVSKQSAIAKLLRVARLIIWDEAPMSRKQHIQALDKMLRDINDSELTFGGKVVVFCGDFRQVLPVVRKGTRQEHVDASLVSSYLWPTLIKFHLTENMRARLDPVFSEYVLELGNRMPPITVDETIKILDSMLVPYEDDCTSLDHLIDAIFHDIHEYSINISAMMNRAILTPKNSYVDEINALLIHRFSGEIKRYYSFDEAIDTSEQSIMEDFLNTLTPNGLPPHELLLKINCPIMLLRNINPSEGLCNGTRLICQAFDQNVIDAKIAVGHHSGKRVFIPRIPFLPNVDENSGFPFKRTQFPIRLSFAMTINKLQGQILDFVGIYLPQPVFSHGQLYVALSRAKTASTVKILIRSVSTERSEKNCTKNIVYTELLRLASSD; from the exons atgacgTGCAATCCAAACTGGcaagaaatttcaaatgaattacGCTTGCATGAGGAGAGTCAAAATCGGCCTGATTTGGTTGCTCGGGTCTTTcgtgcaaaattagaagaattaaagaatcGATTATTCAAGCAGCAGATATTTGGAAAAGTCTCggcatatgtttatgttattgagCACCAAAAAAGAGGGCTTCCACATGCGcattttttaattgtattacAGAGGAATTGGAAACTCTATGCGCCTGAATCTTTTGATGAGATCGTATCGGCAGAAATACCtgataaaaacacaaatttgCACTTGCATAATGCTGTTATTAAGCATATGATGCATGGACCAT GTACGACTGTTGGAAATGATTGCTTCCCAATATATAAGCGTTCTGACAATGGAATAACTGTCAAACTGAGAGGCCATAATTTGGATAACCGTTGGGTCGTTCCATATAATCCATATTTGCTTGCAACATTTGACTGTCACATTAATGTGGAGATTTGTTCTATGATAAAAGCagtcaaatatctttataagtaCGTTTACAAAGAGCATGATCGTGTTGCTTTCAATTTGGTTTCCGAACAAACCAATCAACAAATTGACGAAATCCAACAATTCCAATCGGCTCGATGGATTGCTCCACCTGAAGCTATGTGGAGAATATACGGCTTCATTGTTAATGAAATGTACCCATCAGTATATAGCTTACATTTACATCTTGAGGATAAACACCAAGTAACTTTTCGAGCAAATGAAGACTTAATCAATGTTCTCAACTCTGATCgatttgcaaaatcaatgttaaCAGAATTCTTTGCATTAAACCAAGTAGATGAAAATGCCAGGACATTGTTATACAAAGACTTtccagaattttatgtttggagcCAACAATACAAAGAGTGGACTcgtcgggaaaaaaaaaaaactgttataggTCGAATTATTACAGCAAATCCATTTGAAGGTGAGAGGTATTATCTGCGGATATTGCTAAATCATGTAAGAGGACCTTTGTCGTTTGAAGATCTTAGGACAGTTGATGGTGTCCTGGCTCCAACATTTCGTGAGGCAGCAACTATGCATGATTTGCTACAAAGAGACAGTAGCTTACAAGATTGTTTACATGAAGCATCTCTATATCAAATGCCATCCAGTTTGAGACGACTATTTGCAACTATTTTGATTTATTGTAATCCAACCAATCCGAGAGAGCTTTGGGAACGTTTTGAGCAAGATATGTCAGTTGATTTTAGGTCGACTGAAAATTCTATGTCGGATGTAAGAATGCAAGTTTTGCGCTCAATCTCTTTTACACTTGAATCAATGGGGAAAGACATTAATTCGTTCCATCTTCTTGATGACAACATTTGTTTTGGTGAAGACCAACTCGAATTTAGGGAAATCGATGATGAATTGGCTGTTGAAATTCCAGAAGAAGATATTGTTGCATCAGAAGCCCTTAATAGTAAACACCGACATGTTTATAATTTAGTTTTGGGAAAGGTTTTTTCTAATGAAGCTGCTACATTCTTTGTCGACGGCCCTACTGGGACGGGGAAGACATTCTTGTACAAGGCACTTTTTGCCGCaataagatcaagaaaattagtCGCACTTGCAACTGCTTCATCTGGTGTTGCTGCATCCATCCTTCCTGGAGGTCGAACAGCACACTCGCGCTTTAAGATTCCACTAGATACTGATGAACATAGCATATGTTGTGTCAGTAAACAAAGTGCCATCGCAAAGTTACTACGTGTGGCAAGGTTAATTATATGGGATGAGGCCCCTATGTCAAGAAAACAACATATTCAAGCATTAGATAAAATGCTACGAGACATTAATGATTCAGAGTTAACATTCGGTGGAAAAGTTGTCGTTTTTTGTGGAGATTTTCGCCAGGTTTTACCTGTGGTTCGTAAAGGAACAAGACAAGAACATGTTGACGCcagtttggtttcttcttacTTGTGGCCTACATTGATCAAGTTTCATTTGACTGAAAATATGCGAGCAAGATTGGATCCAGTCTTTTCAGAATATGTGTTAGAATTGGGCAACAGAATGCCACCAATCACAGTTgatgaaactataaaaattCTTGATAGCATGCTTGTTCCTTACGAAGATGACTGTACTTCTTTGGATCATTTAATAGATGCTATTTTCCATGATATTcatgaatattcaataaatatttcagcTATGATGAATCGGGCCATATTAACACCAAAGAACAGttatgttgatgaaataaatgcatTGCTAATTCATAGATTTTCTGGTGAGATTAAGCGATATTATAGCTTTGATGAAGCAATAGATACATCTGAACAGTCAATTatggaagattttttaaatactctaaCCCCAAATGGACTTCCTCCTCATGAATTGTTACTGAAGATAAACTGTCCTATCATGCTGCTTAGAAACATTAATCCTTCAGAAGGACTATGCAACGGAACACGTCTAATTTGTCAGGCTTTTGATCAAAATGTCATTGATGCAAAAATCGCAGTTGGGCATCACAGCGGAAAAAGGGTCTTTATTCCAAGGATCCCATTCTTACcaaatgttgatgaaaatagTGGCTTCCCATTCAAACGAACTCAGTTCCCTATCAGATTAAGTTTTGCAATGACTATAAATAAGTTACAAGGGCAAATATtagattttgttggaatatatttaCCTCAACCTGTTTTCTCACATGGTCAATTATATGTGGCTTTATCAAGGGCAAAGACTGCATCTACAGTAAAGATTTTAATACGGTCAGTGTCAACTGAGCGATCAGAAAAGaactgcacaaaaaatattgtctatACGGAATTATTAAGATTAGCATCTTCAGATTAA